A window from Erythrobacter sp. YJ-T3-07 encodes these proteins:
- a CDS encoding arginine N-succinyltransferase, with the protein MSFVIRPSREDDLEHLYEMAKLTGGGFTNLPADRDALRGKLERSAKAFANTGDELTDETFLLVLENTETGAVRGTCQLMTQVGQQWPFYSYRLNTLTQYSQELDRTVRAEMLNLVTDLEGCSEVGGLFLHPNERAGGLGLLLARSRYLFIAMHRARFAERVLAELRGIIDDRGGSPFWDGVAGRFFGMTFQEADYFNAINGNQFIADLMPKHPVYVAMLDDDARDVIGLPHPTGRAAMKMLENEGFRFEGYVDIFDGGPTMLARTDDVVSVADATPRTLDKAQLDGGERALLATGTLTDFRCCYGTRNVDGERLEIGADCAKTLQVGEGDTVWSVPR; encoded by the coding sequence GTGAGTTTCGTAATCCGCCCCTCGCGCGAGGACGACCTCGAGCATTTGTACGAGATGGCCAAGCTGACCGGCGGCGGGTTCACCAACCTGCCCGCCGACCGCGATGCGCTGCGCGGCAAGCTGGAACGATCGGCCAAGGCCTTTGCCAACACGGGCGACGAGTTGACCGACGAAACCTTCCTGCTGGTGCTGGAAAATACCGAGACTGGCGCAGTGCGCGGCACCTGCCAGCTGATGACGCAGGTCGGCCAGCAATGGCCGTTCTATTCCTACCGCCTCAACACGCTGACCCAGTACAGCCAGGAGCTGGACCGCACGGTGCGGGCCGAAATGCTCAATCTGGTCACCGATCTGGAAGGGTGCAGCGAGGTTGGCGGCCTGTTCCTCCATCCCAATGAGCGCGCCGGCGGGCTCGGCCTGCTGCTCGCGCGCAGCCGCTACCTGTTTATCGCGATGCACCGCGCGCGGTTTGCCGAGCGCGTGCTGGCGGAGCTGCGCGGGATTATCGACGATCGCGGCGGTTCACCCTTCTGGGACGGGGTCGCCGGGCGCTTCTTCGGAATGACCTTCCAGGAAGCGGACTATTTCAACGCGATCAACGGCAACCAGTTCATCGCCGACCTGATGCCCAAGCACCCGGTCTATGTCGCGATGCTCGACGACGACGCGCGCGACGTGATCGGCCTGCCCCACCCGACGGGCCGCGCGGCCATGAAGATGCTGGAGAACGAGGGCTTCCGCTTCGAAGGCTATGTCGACATTTTCGACGGCGGCCCGACGATGCTCGCGCGGACCGACGATGTGGTGAGCGTGGCCGATGCCACCCCGCGCACGCTCGACAAGGCGCAGCTGGATGGCGGAGAGCGCGCGCTGCTGGCAACCGGCACGCTGACCGATTTCCGCTGCTGCTACGGCACCCGCAACGTGGATGGCGAGCGGCTCGAAATCGGCGCGGATTGCGCGAAGACGCTGCAGGTGGGCGAAGGCGACACGGTGTGGAGCGTGCCGCGATAG
- a CDS encoding hydrolase has translation MNRLSGPLQQAIDTIDGAAMLAQVERWARINSGTANLDGLARMAQELSEAFSTFPGEITLEEPAPVTAVDASGKETAVQNGKHFVLRVRPEAERRFILTGHMDTVFPADHPFQELTWLDDEVLNGPGTADMKGGLAIILASLTALEQIEAWQQVGYDVLINADEETGSLSSAPLIEDLAQGKYAALTFEPAATPEGSLAHARGGSGNYSLTVTGKSAHAGRNPHDGRNAIVAAATLAVRLKELQREDISVNPAKIDGGAANNVVPDHAVLRFNIRPKEPAAAERFEAEMHALIGEVKQAQEVDITVHGGISRPPKPVDRKAQALFDLVRECGAELGQEIDWKSTGGVCDGNNIAATGVPVVDTMGVRGGKIHSPDEFMIAPSLAERAALAAMVLHGLATEDVL, from the coding sequence ATGAACAGACTTTCCGGCCCCCTCCAGCAGGCCATCGACACTATCGACGGCGCTGCCATGCTCGCGCAGGTCGAGCGCTGGGCACGCATCAACTCGGGCACCGCCAACCTTGATGGCCTCGCCCGCATGGCTCAGGAACTGAGCGAGGCGTTCTCTACCTTCCCCGGCGAGATCACTCTGGAAGAGCCCGCCCCCGTCACCGCAGTCGATGCCAGCGGCAAGGAAACGGCGGTCCAGAACGGCAAGCACTTCGTGCTGCGCGTACGCCCCGAAGCCGAGCGCCGCTTCATCCTGACCGGGCACATGGACACTGTGTTCCCCGCCGATCATCCGTTCCAGGAACTGACCTGGCTCGACGACGAGGTTCTCAACGGCCCCGGCACGGCAGACATGAAAGGCGGCCTCGCCATCATCCTCGCCTCGCTGACCGCGCTCGAGCAGATCGAGGCATGGCAGCAGGTCGGTTACGATGTGCTGATCAATGCCGACGAGGAAACCGGCTCGCTCTCCTCCGCCCCGCTGATCGAAGACCTGGCGCAGGGCAAATACGCCGCGCTGACCTTCGAGCCTGCGGCGACGCCCGAAGGCTCGCTTGCCCATGCGCGCGGCGGCAGCGGGAATTACAGCCTGACGGTGACGGGCAAGTCCGCCCATGCAGGCCGCAACCCGCACGATGGCCGCAACGCGATCGTTGCCGCCGCCACTCTCGCGGTGCGGCTCAAGGAATTGCAGCGCGAGGATATCAGCGTGAACCCGGCCAAGATCGACGGCGGCGCGGCCAACAACGTCGTGCCCGACCATGCCGTGCTGCGCTTCAACATCCGCCCGAAGGAACCCGCTGCGGCCGAACGCTTCGAGGCGGAGATGCACGCGCTGATCGGCGAGGTGAAGCAGGCGCAGGAGGTCGATATCACGGTCCACGGCGGCATCTCGCGCCCGCCCAAGCCTGTGGACCGCAAGGCGCAGGCGCTGTTCGACCTCGTGCGCGAATGCGGCGCCGAGCTGGGGCAGGAGATCGACTGGAAATCCACCGGCGGCGTGTGCGATGGCAACAACATCGCCGCGACCGGCGTTCCGGTGGTCGATACGATGGGCGTGCGGGGCGGCAAGATTCACTCGCCCGATGAATTCATGATTGCGCCAAGCCTTGCAGAACGCGCCGCGCTGGCGGCGATGGTCCTGCACGGACTGGCAACGGAGGATGTGCTGTGA
- the rsmA gene encoding 16S rRNA (adenine(1518)-N(6)/adenine(1519)-N(6))-dimethyltransferase RsmA: MRDLPPLREVIAAHGLSASKALGQNFLFDEQLLARIAAVPGNLSGRNVLEVGPGPGGLTRALLRAGAKVTAIEMDRRCLPALAELAEAFPGQLTVIEGDALKIDHDALFDGEPYAILSNLPYNVGTALFTRWMGGEAWPPNWTSLTLMFQQEVAQRIVAQPGGSAYGRLAVLAQWRGSAKLAMKVHRSAFTPPPKVMSAIVHVEPAAMPEGVSAAKLEQVTAAAFGQRRKMLRQSLKSVPGALAALETLGIDPQRRAETLDVGEFVALARALSI; encoded by the coding sequence ATCCGCGACCTCCCGCCCTTGCGCGAAGTGATCGCGGCGCACGGGCTCAGCGCGTCCAAGGCGCTCGGCCAGAACTTCCTGTTCGACGAGCAGTTGCTCGCGCGCATCGCGGCGGTGCCCGGCAACCTGTCTGGCAGGAACGTGCTCGAAGTCGGCCCCGGCCCTGGCGGCCTCACCCGCGCGTTGCTGCGCGCCGGTGCGAAAGTCACCGCGATCGAGATGGACCGCCGCTGCCTGCCCGCGCTGGCAGAACTCGCCGAAGCCTTCCCCGGCCAGCTGACCGTGATCGAGGGCGACGCGCTGAAGATCGACCACGACGCGCTGTTCGATGGCGAGCCCTACGCGATCCTCTCCAACCTGCCCTACAACGTTGGCACCGCGCTGTTCACCCGCTGGATGGGCGGAGAGGCATGGCCGCCCAACTGGACCAGCCTGACGCTGATGTTCCAGCAGGAGGTCGCGCAGCGGATCGTCGCGCAGCCGGGCGGCTCTGCCTACGGACGGCTCGCGGTCCTCGCCCAGTGGCGCGGCAGCGCGAAACTGGCGATGAAGGTCCACCGCAGCGCCTTCACCCCCCCGCCCAAGGTGATGAGCGCAATTGTCCATGTCGAACCGGCAGCGATGCCCGAGGGCGTCTCGGCCGCGAAGCTGGAGCAGGTCACCGCCGCCGCCTTCGGCCAGCGCCGCAAGATGCTGCGCCAGAGCCTCAAGAGCGTGCCCGGCGCGCTCGCTGCGCTTGAGACGCTCGGCATCGACCCGCAGCGGCGTGCCGAAACGCTCGATGTCGGGGAATTCGTGGCGCTAGCCCGCGCGCTGTCCATCTGA
- the pdxA gene encoding 4-hydroxythreonine-4-phosphate dehydrogenase PdxA, whose product MTTPRPLAVTIGDPAGVGPEIVAHIMRREAELGLPPLRVVGKPRSPVRTGQPDRASAQCALDALGQAVALVRSGECSALVTGPVAKSAIAQIDPNFVGQTEFLADACELPREDAVMMLAGPSLKTVPMTVHCALADVPARLSQELIVQRSRIVHASLRRDYGIDAPRIAIAGLNPHAGEDGRMGREEIEVIAPAITTLRAEGIDATGPHPADTLFAPHKRATYDVAIAMYHDQALVPIKALDFDEGVNVTLGLPIVRTSPDHGTAFDIAGKGIARPDAMIAAIRMAGEIAARRSAE is encoded by the coding sequence GTGACCACGCCCCGCCCGCTGGCCGTAACCATCGGCGACCCGGCGGGCGTCGGGCCGGAGATCGTCGCGCACATCATGCGCCGCGAGGCCGAGCTTGGCCTGCCCCCGCTGCGGGTTGTCGGAAAGCCACGCTCTCCGGTGCGCACGGGCCAGCCCGATCGTGCATCGGCCCAATGCGCTCTCGACGCGCTGGGGCAGGCGGTCGCCCTGGTCCGCTCGGGCGAGTGCAGCGCTCTGGTGACCGGGCCGGTGGCCAAGTCCGCCATTGCCCAGATCGACCCGAACTTCGTCGGCCAGACCGAATTCCTCGCCGATGCGTGCGAATTGCCGCGCGAGGATGCGGTAATGATGCTCGCCGGGCCCTCTCTCAAGACCGTGCCGATGACCGTGCATTGCGCGCTGGCGGACGTGCCCGCGCGCCTCTCGCAGGAGCTGATCGTGCAGCGCAGCCGGATCGTCCACGCGTCGCTGCGGCGCGATTACGGCATTGACGCTCCGCGCATCGCCATCGCCGGGCTCAATCCCCACGCCGGGGAGGATGGCCGCATGGGGCGCGAGGAGATCGAGGTGATCGCCCCGGCCATCACCACCTTGCGAGCCGAAGGCATCGACGCGACCGGGCCGCACCCCGCCGACACCTTGTTCGCGCCACACAAGCGCGCCACCTACGACGTCGCGATCGCGATGTATCACGATCAGGCGCTCGTTCCGATCAAGGCGCTCGATTTCGACGAGGGGGTCAACGTCACGCTCGGCCTGCCGATCGTGCGCACCTCGCCCGACCACGGCACCGCGTTCGACATTGCGGGCAAGGGCATCGCCCGGCCCGACGCGATGATCGCCGCGATCCGCATGGCGGGCGAGATTGCTGCGCGGCGGAGCGCGGAATGA
- a CDS encoding peptidylprolyl isomerase yields the protein MTDSISIISKISTSFAAFAMAAMPIAAQAQQASDAAQQDAPQPSAAQQAASEGPFGIPAEVVRPDHLDPNMRTATAKVNGTVITGTDIDHRVALVLAASERKDIPAEQMQALRMQVLRNLIDETLQIQAAAAQDMQVSPEEVNQRYAALAQQNFGSNPEQMDKFLISAGSSPATLKRQIQGEIAWQLLLRRNVAPFVNVSAEEVNDTIERLKTSRGQEEYRLAEIYLSATPETAQTVEANADQIMEQIRAGGSFQAYARQFSESTTASVGGDLGFVRLGTLPSQMAEMATKMSPGQLVGPVPIPGGYVIMLLLDKRQVLTADPRDATLSLKQIAITFPQGMSQDRANARVQEFASAIGTIRGCGDADRVAQSVNANVVDNDSIKLRDLPPQLQASLVDLQVGQTTPPFGSMEEGVRVLLLCGRDDPEASAEPDFDQIMSRIEEERISKRAQRFLRDLRDDAIIEYN from the coding sequence GTGACCGACAGCATCAGCATTATCAGCAAGATCTCCACCTCGTTCGCCGCGTTTGCGATGGCGGCGATGCCGATCGCGGCGCAGGCCCAGCAGGCGAGCGATGCGGCGCAGCAGGACGCGCCGCAGCCCTCCGCAGCACAGCAGGCGGCGAGCGAAGGCCCCTTCGGCATCCCCGCCGAGGTGGTCCGCCCGGATCATCTGGACCCGAACATGCGCACCGCGACCGCCAAGGTGAACGGCACGGTCATCACCGGTACGGATATTGATCACCGGGTCGCGCTGGTGCTCGCCGCATCGGAGCGCAAGGATATCCCCGCCGAGCAGATGCAGGCGCTGCGGATGCAGGTGCTGCGCAACCTGATCGACGAGACACTGCAGATCCAGGCCGCCGCCGCGCAGGACATGCAGGTATCGCCCGAAGAGGTGAACCAGCGCTACGCCGCGCTCGCGCAGCAGAATTTCGGCAGCAATCCGGAGCAGATGGACAAGTTCCTCATCTCCGCCGGATCGTCGCCCGCCACGCTCAAGCGCCAGATCCAGGGTGAGATTGCATGGCAGCTGCTGCTGCGGCGCAACGTCGCCCCGTTCGTCAACGTCTCCGCCGAAGAGGTGAACGACACGATCGAGCGGCTCAAGACCTCGCGCGGGCAGGAAGAATATCGCCTCGCAGAAATCTATCTCTCGGCAACGCCCGAGACCGCCCAGACCGTGGAAGCCAATGCCGATCAGATCATGGAGCAGATCCGTGCCGGCGGCAGCTTCCAGGCCTATGCCCGGCAGTTCTCCGAATCGACCACCGCGTCGGTCGGCGGCGACCTCGGCTTCGTCCGGCTGGGCACCCTGCCGAGCCAGATGGCCGAGATGGCGACCAAGATGAGCCCCGGCCAGCTGGTCGGCCCGGTGCCGATTCCCGGCGGCTACGTGATCATGCTGCTGCTCGACAAGCGGCAGGTCCTGACCGCCGATCCGCGCGACGCGACGCTCAGCCTGAAACAGATCGCGATCACCTTCCCGCAGGGTATGAGCCAGGATCGCGCCAACGCGCGGGTCCAGGAATTCGCCAGCGCGATCGGCACGATCCGCGGCTGCGGCGATGCAGACCGGGTGGCCCAGTCGGTCAATGCGAACGTGGTCGACAATGATTCGATCAAGCTGCGCGACCTGCCGCCGCAGTTGCAGGCCTCGCTTGTGGACCTGCAGGTCGGCCAGACCACCCCGCCGTTCGGCTCGATGGAAGAAGGCGTGCGGGTGCTGCTGCTGTGCGGGCGCGACGATCCCGAAGCGAGCGCCGAGCCCGACTTCGACCAGATCATGTCGCGGATCGAGGAAGAGCGGATCAGCAAGCGCGCCCAGCGCTTCCTGCGCGACCTGCGCGACGACGCGATCATCGAATACAACTGA
- a CDS encoding LPS-assembly protein LptD, whose protein sequence is MRLTDRSASPAFGGRACLLSGAALAVMATIAWPSLAHAQDAPQSEPQSGQQAKDEGSVEEAVSDYIDGDQPPGTPREIGFEADSLEYDSQADTVIARGNVLLREGERSVRADQVRWDRLAGRIDARGGVRYVDGDGNQLYAEQLELTDTFEAGALEDLLLVLREGGRLAAERGERAGDGRIALTRAAYSGCPVVDEDGCPKQPSWKITAERVVYNPDANTVRFEQGYFSLFGARIVPLPTLELRTDGGPQSGFLVPSLRISRSNGVEVSGSYYWRLAENRDLELGAHVFTDAAPMARATYRTLSDKGAFQATGYATVSRRIDLNTGLPQTDQDFRGYFAANGRYQFDENWSFTGSVRRASDRTFLRRYDISRDDRLRTVGELERIDANSYFVIAGFATQTLRLNQPQGEVPVALPLIDYRRRISEPLLGGTVTLRGNTLGILREDGQDTQRGFASAQWNLRRVTGLGQVVELTALARGDVYNTNNSAATTVASYRGREGWQGRAIGLAAIDVSWPLVGPIFGGTQVLTPRVQVVATPPIRNAAIPNEDSRSIDLEDVNLFSLNRFPGDDRFEDGARVTYGVDWQFTKPDWQVTANFGQSYRLDDKPIIFPDGTGLSDRFSDFVGRARVRYKDFVSFTYRFRLDKDDFTPRRTEIDATIGSRRTYAEIGYLRLNRDIPNINEDLGDREELRAAGRVAFARYWSLFGSAVVNMTNRDEDPTLQADGFDPIRTRIGIAYQDDCIDLGLTWRRDYATQGDALRGNTFELTFRLLNLGFGG, encoded by the coding sequence ATGCGCCTGACCGATCGTTCCGCGTCGCCTGCCTTTGGTGGCCGCGCCTGCCTGCTGAGTGGTGCCGCATTGGCGGTGATGGCGACGATCGCGTGGCCCAGCCTCGCGCACGCCCAGGATGCGCCGCAAAGCGAGCCGCAGAGCGGCCAGCAGGCCAAGGACGAGGGCTCGGTCGAAGAGGCTGTGTCCGACTATATCGACGGCGACCAGCCGCCCGGCACCCCGCGCGAGATCGGGTTCGAAGCGGATAGTCTGGAATATGATTCGCAGGCCGACACCGTGATCGCGCGCGGCAACGTGCTGCTGCGCGAGGGCGAGCGTTCGGTGCGCGCCGATCAGGTCCGGTGGGATCGCCTCGCCGGTCGGATCGATGCCAGGGGCGGCGTGCGCTACGTCGATGGCGACGGCAACCAGCTCTATGCCGAACAGCTCGAACTGACCGACACCTTCGAAGCGGGCGCGCTGGAAGACCTGCTGCTGGTGCTGCGCGAAGGCGGCCGGCTGGCGGCGGAACGCGGCGAGCGTGCGGGCGACGGACGCATTGCGCTGACCAGAGCGGCCTATTCGGGCTGCCCGGTGGTGGATGAGGATGGCTGCCCCAAGCAGCCCAGCTGGAAGATCACCGCCGAACGGGTCGTCTACAATCCCGACGCCAACACCGTGCGGTTCGAACAGGGCTATTTCTCGCTGTTCGGTGCGCGCATCGTGCCCCTGCCCACGCTGGAGCTGCGCACCGACGGTGGCCCGCAATCGGGCTTCCTAGTCCCCAGCCTGCGCATCTCGCGTTCCAACGGGGTGGAGGTCAGCGGCAGCTATTACTGGCGGCTCGCCGAAAACCGCGACCTTGAACTGGGTGCGCACGTGTTCACCGATGCGGCCCCGATGGCACGCGCGACCTATCGCACGCTGTCGGACAAGGGCGCGTTCCAAGCGACCGGCTATGCCACGGTCAGCCGGCGAATCGACCTCAACACGGGCCTGCCCCAGACCGATCAGGATTTTCGCGGCTACTTCGCCGCCAACGGACGCTATCAGTTCGACGAGAACTGGAGCTTCACCGGTTCGGTCCGCCGCGCGAGCGACCGCACTTTCCTGCGCCGTTACGACATCAGCCGCGACGACCGGCTGCGCACCGTGGGCGAGCTGGAGCGGATCGATGCCAACAGCTATTTCGTGATCGCGGGCTTCGCCACGCAGACCCTGCGCCTCAACCAGCCGCAGGGCGAGGTGCCGGTCGCGCTGCCGCTGATCGATTACCGCCGCCGGATTTCGGAGCCGCTGCTGGGCGGCACCGTGACGCTGCGCGGCAATACGCTGGGCATCTTGCGCGAGGACGGACAGGATACCCAGCGCGGCTTCGCCTCCGCGCAGTGGAACCTGCGCCGGGTGACGGGCCTTGGCCAGGTGGTGGAACTGACCGCGCTGGCGCGCGGCGATGTCTACAATACCAACAATTCGGCGGCGACCACGGTCGCCAGCTATCGCGGGCGCGAAGGGTGGCAGGGCCGCGCGATCGGGCTCGCCGCGATCGACGTGTCGTGGCCGCTGGTCGGGCCGATTTTCGGCGGCACCCAGGTGCTGACCCCGCGGGTCCAGGTGGTCGCCACCCCGCCCATCCGCAACGCCGCAATTCCCAACGAGGATTCGCGCTCGATCGATCTGGAAGACGTGAACCTGTTTTCGCTCAACCGCTTCCCCGGCGACGACCGGTTCGAAGACGGCGCGCGGGTGACCTACGGGGTCGACTGGCAGTTCACCAAGCCGGACTGGCAGGTTACCGCCAATTTCGGCCAGTCCTACCGGCTCGACGACAAGCCGATCATCTTCCCCGACGGGACCGGCCTGTCGGACAGGTTCTCCGACTTCGTCGGCCGGGCGCGCGTGCGCTACAAGGATTTCGTCTCCTTCACCTACCGCTTCCGGCTGGACAAGGACGACTTCACGCCGCGTCGTACCGAGATCGATGCGACCATCGGATCGCGGCGGACCTATGCCGAAATCGGCTATCTCAGGCTCAACCGGGACATCCCCAATATCAACGAGGATCTGGGCGACCGCGAGGAACTGCGCGCAGCGGGCCGCGTCGCCTTCGCCCGCTACTGGTCGCTGTTCGGTTCGGCGGTGGTCAACATGACCAATCGCGACGAGGACCCGACTCTGCAGGCCGATGGGTTCGATCCGATCCGCACCCGGATCGGGATCGCGTACCAGGACGACTGTATCGATCTGGGCCTCACCTGGCGGCGCGACTACGCCACCCAGGGCGACGCATTGCGCGGCAATACGTTCGAACTGACCTTCCGCCTGCTCAACCTCGGCTTCGGTGGATGA
- a CDS encoding leucyl aminopeptidase → MQITFADSLPSDAVLIASIANKDSLPDGIEPALAEGAKRSRFKGSAGQVVDGFVERDGKVLRVALAGAGDPKAKDRRANLEKAGGALAAKFLTSGESTIALDLTGAGLSAEDAAAVLLGLRLRAWRWDEYRTTQKDAEKVSLKSAVIVGAPDGIEAAWARESALAEGVEFTKELVTLPANVLYPESFVERCRKALEGTGIEITVLDDAQMEKLGMGALLGVGQGSDRPSRILAMRWNGGDAGAKPTLLVGKGVTFDSGGISIKPGAGMEDMKWDMGGAGAVAGTMVALAKRKAKANVVGVCGLVENMPDGKAQRPGDVVTTMSGQTVEVINTDAEGRLVLCDALHWAQNEFDPAAVIDLATLTGAMLIALGNEQAGLFSNDDTLAGNLSTAGATSGDKVWRMPIGPAYDKLIDSPIADMKNVGPREAGSITAAQFLKRFIKDGMPWAHLDIAGMAWSNKPGATYGKGATGYGVRLLDQYVRDVIEG, encoded by the coding sequence ATGCAAATCACCTTCGCCGACAGCCTTCCCTCCGATGCCGTCCTGATCGCCTCGATCGCGAACAAGGACAGCCTGCCCGACGGGATCGAACCCGCGCTGGCCGAAGGGGCCAAGCGTTCGCGGTTCAAGGGATCGGCAGGCCAGGTGGTCGACGGGTTCGTCGAACGGGATGGCAAGGTGCTGCGGGTTGCGCTCGCAGGCGCGGGCGATCCCAAGGCGAAGGACCGCCGCGCCAATCTGGAAAAGGCGGGTGGCGCGCTGGCGGCGAAGTTCCTGACTTCGGGCGAGAGCACGATCGCACTCGACCTGACCGGCGCGGGCCTTTCCGCGGAAGACGCCGCTGCGGTGCTGCTGGGCCTGCGGCTGCGCGCGTGGCGGTGGGATGAATACCGCACCACGCAGAAGGATGCGGAGAAGGTTTCGCTCAAGAGCGCGGTCATCGTCGGCGCGCCCGACGGGATCGAAGCTGCGTGGGCCCGCGAGAGCGCGCTGGCCGAAGGCGTCGAGTTCACCAAGGAACTGGTCACCCTGCCGGCCAATGTCCTCTACCCGGAAAGCTTCGTCGAACGCTGCCGCAAGGCGCTCGAGGGTACGGGGATCGAGATCACCGTGCTCGACGATGCTCAGATGGAAAAGCTCGGCATGGGCGCGCTGCTCGGCGTCGGGCAGGGTTCCGATCGCCCCTCGCGCATCCTCGCGATGCGCTGGAACGGCGGCGATGCGGGCGCCAAGCCCACGCTGCTGGTCGGCAAGGGCGTGACCTTCGATTCCGGCGGCATCTCGATCAAGCCGGGTGCGGGCATGGAAGACATGAAGTGGGACATGGGCGGCGCTGGCGCGGTCGCAGGGACCATGGTCGCGCTGGCCAAGCGCAAGGCGAAGGCGAACGTCGTGGGCGTGTGCGGCCTGGTCGAGAACATGCCCGACGGCAAGGCGCAGCGCCCCGGCGACGTGGTCACCACGATGAGCGGGCAGACGGTGGAAGTCATCAACACCGACGCCGAAGGACGGCTGGTGCTGTGCGACGCGCTCCACTGGGCGCAGAACGAGTTCGATCCCGCTGCGGTGATCGACCTTGCCACGCTGACCGGCGCGATGCTGATCGCGCTGGGTAACGAGCAGGCGGGCCTGTTCTCCAACGACGATACGCTGGCGGGCAACCTGTCCACCGCAGGCGCGACCAGCGGCGACAAGGTGTGGCGGATGCCGATCGGCCCGGCTTACGACAAGCTGATCGATTCGCCGATCGCGGACATGAAGAACGTCGGCCCACGCGAAGCAGGCTCGATCACCGCCGCGCAGTTCCTCAAGCGGTTCATCAAGGACGGGATGCCCTGGGCGCATCTCGACATCGCCGGGATGGCATGGTCGAACAAGCCGGGCGCAACCTACGGCAAGGGCGCGACCGGATACGGCGTGCGCCTGCTCGACCAGTATGTCCGCGACGTGATCGAGGGCTAG
- a CDS encoding DUF2256 domain-containing protein, with product MPKMRKKGDLPSKICAACGLPFAWRKKWERDWDAVKYCSERCRRAAKSAGAGS from the coding sequence ATGCCCAAGATGCGCAAGAAGGGCGACCTGCCGAGCAAGATTTGCGCGGCCTGCGGGTTGCCCTTCGCCTGGCGCAAGAAGTGGGAGCGGGACTGGGACGCCGTGAAATATTGTTCGGAGCGGTGCCGCCGGGCGGCCAAATCTGCTGGCGCGGGCTCGTGA
- a CDS encoding DNA polymerase III subunit chi translates to MKVDFWLLSRDPAERVVAMIAERVLADGGRALVVSGDAAQRESVSTTLWEARPEAFLANGQAGRAHDADQPILIGEACVSTNAATACILADGHWRAEALAGDQFERVFLLFGDEQRDAARTAWREVSAAEGLERSFFEQKDGRWVKVA, encoded by the coding sequence GTGAAGGTCGACTTCTGGCTCCTCTCCCGCGATCCGGCGGAACGCGTGGTCGCGATGATTGCCGAGCGTGTGCTGGCCGATGGCGGGCGCGCGCTGGTGGTCAGCGGCGATGCGGCGCAGCGCGAATCGGTCTCCACCACCTTGTGGGAGGCGCGGCCCGAAGCCTTCCTCGCCAACGGGCAGGCGGGCCGGGCGCATGATGCGGACCAGCCGATCCTGATCGGCGAGGCGTGCGTGTCCACCAATGCGGCGACCGCCTGCATCCTTGCCGATGGCCACTGGCGCGCAGAAGCGCTGGCGGGCGATCAGTTCGAGCGCGTGTTCCTGCTGTTCGGCGACGAACAGCGCGACGCCGCGCGCACCGCATGGCGTGAGGTGAGCGCGGCCGAAGGCCTCGAACGCAGCTTCTTCGAACAGAAGGACGGGCGCTGGGTTAAGGTCGCCTGA
- the ndk gene encoding nucleoside-diphosphate kinase, whose product MAVTRTFSIIKPDATRRNLTGAVTKMLEEAGLRVVASKRIQMSEDQAKKFYEVHAERPFYGELVAFMTSGPVVVQVLEGEDAVKRNRDVMGATNPADAEEGTIRKAFAESIEANSVHGSDSDENAATEIAFFFSDDEIVG is encoded by the coding sequence ATGGCGGTTACCCGCACCTTTTCGATCATCAAGCCCGACGCCACCCGCCGCAACCTGACCGGCGCGGTCACCAAGATGCTGGAAGAAGCCGGCCTGCGCGTCGTCGCCTCCAAGCGCATCCAGATGAGCGAAGACCAGGCGAAGAAGTTCTACGAAGTCCACGCAGAGCGTCCGTTCTACGGTGAACTGGTCGCCTTCATGACCAGCGGCCCGGTGGTCGTGCAGGTGCTCGAAGGCGAAGACGCCGTGAAGCGCAACCGCGACGTGATGGGCGCGACCAACCCGGCCGACGCCGAAGAAGGCACGATCCGCAAGGCCTTCGCCGAATCGATCGAAGCCAACTCCGTGCACGGCTCGGACAGCGACGAAAACGCCGCAACCGAAATCGCGTTCTTCTTCAGCGATGACGAGATTGTCGGCTAA